Proteins encoded in a region of the Halioglobus maricola genome:
- a CDS encoding crotonase/enoyl-CoA hydratase family protein, with the protein MSDLVTIDIQNHVADVRLNRPEKMNALSWDMFDAITSAAKELASNRDVRAIVLSGEGKGFCAGMDLENFGAGLGQDPFGEGRGGFTPNYYQEPAYLWKAIPAPVICALHGAAYGGGFQIAMGADIRIAHPGTKLSLMEIKWGMIPDMSASQTLRDLVRVDVAKELAFTGRVLQGPEALDLGLVTRLSETPYDDARALAENIASKNPDAVARSKYMFETTWRGDSVDGLAAEERLQGPILGQSNQVESVMAALEGREPTFVDRAFGDFTELDGTA; encoded by the coding sequence ATGTCCGATCTAGTCACCATCGACATCCAGAACCACGTCGCGGATGTCCGCCTCAACCGCCCCGAAAAAATGAACGCCCTCAGCTGGGATATGTTTGATGCTATTACGAGTGCCGCCAAAGAACTGGCGAGCAATCGCGACGTTCGGGCTATCGTACTCTCCGGTGAAGGCAAGGGATTCTGCGCAGGCATGGACCTGGAAAACTTTGGTGCCGGCCTGGGCCAGGACCCATTTGGCGAGGGCCGCGGTGGCTTTACTCCCAACTATTATCAGGAACCGGCCTACCTCTGGAAAGCCATCCCAGCGCCGGTGATCTGCGCCCTGCACGGCGCCGCTTATGGCGGCGGTTTCCAGATCGCTATGGGCGCGGACATTCGTATCGCTCACCCCGGCACCAAGCTGTCACTCATGGAGATCAAGTGGGGCATGATTCCTGACATGTCAGCGTCCCAGACGCTGCGCGACCTCGTTCGGGTGGATGTTGCCAAGGAACTGGCTTTCACCGGCCGTGTACTGCAAGGCCCCGAGGCCCTGGACCTGGGTCTCGTCACCCGCTTGAGTGAAACCCCCTATGACGATGCCCGGGCATTGGCCGAAAACATCGCAAGTAAAAATCCGGACGCAGTTGCCCGCAGCAAGTACATGTTCGAGACCACCTGGCGCGGAGACAGCGTCGACGGACTGGCTGCTGAAGAGCGTCTGCAGGGGCCGATTCTGGGCCAATCCAACCAGGTAGAGTCTGTCATGGCCGCTCTGGAAGGCCGCGAGCCCACATTTGTCGATCGCGCTTTCGGCGATTTCACCGAGCTGGATGGAACGGCCTGA
- a CDS encoding winged helix-turn-helix transcriptional regulator gives MKYKTFDHMNCSLAQTLNIIGERWTLLILRDAFFGARRFNQFERNLGISKNILSARLAMLVDEGILERREPAAGGHTEYALTEQGLDLQPVLLSMTHWGDKYRANPKGERITFVDRDQQRPIQRMSVRSEDGRVLTPKEIKATVGSGLDGPGLDGPGLSKSG, from the coding sequence ATGAAATACAAAACGTTCGACCACATGAACTGCTCCCTGGCGCAGACACTCAACATTATCGGAGAGCGCTGGACACTGCTGATTCTGCGGGATGCCTTCTTTGGCGCCAGACGCTTCAACCAGTTCGAGCGCAACCTGGGCATTTCCAAGAACATTCTCAGCGCTCGCCTGGCGATGCTCGTTGATGAGGGCATTCTGGAACGTCGGGAACCCGCAGCGGGTGGTCACACTGAATACGCACTGACCGAGCAGGGTCTCGATCTCCAACCCGTGCTGCTCTCCATGACCCACTGGGGCGACAAGTACCGCGCCAACCCGAAGGGCGAGCGTATTACCTTTGTCGACAGGGACCAGCAACGCCCCATCCAGCGAATGAGTGTTCGCAGTGAAGATGGTCGCGTACTCACACCAAAGGAAATCAAGGCCACCGTGGGGTCCGGCCTGGATGGGCCCGGCCTGGATGGGCCCGGCCTGAGCAAGTCAGGATAG
- a CDS encoding SDR family NAD(P)-dependent oxidoreductase, producing MKPVCLVIGAGAGIGGNVGKRFAAAGYHVVLCRRSNEQGLQDLVQQIEADGGSASGRLLNAAAEDSIEECVSSVEAEIGPIEVALYNLGAQIGNRSLEETSYKAFELGWRLGTFGLFRLASVLCPLMAERGKGSILVTSATSAMRGNSGQHSHAAAMGGRRMLCQSLNAQYASKGVHVAHILVDGAVDAPDTLGKMLGPEVFAQLREKHGGENDGLMLPAEMAETYFHIAHQHRSAWTHELDLRAFSDVAWWNHE from the coding sequence ATGAAGCCAGTTTGCCTTGTGATTGGTGCCGGAGCCGGCATCGGTGGGAATGTCGGGAAGCGTTTTGCAGCGGCGGGCTACCACGTGGTGCTCTGCCGTCGGAGTAATGAGCAAGGGTTGCAGGATCTCGTGCAACAGATTGAGGCCGACGGTGGTTCCGCTTCAGGCCGCCTGTTGAATGCCGCGGCAGAAGACAGCATCGAGGAATGTGTGTCTTCAGTTGAAGCGGAGATCGGCCCGATCGAGGTGGCGCTGTACAACCTGGGCGCACAGATCGGGAACCGTTCGTTGGAAGAGACTAGCTACAAGGCATTCGAATTGGGTTGGCGGCTCGGCACTTTTGGTCTCTTTCGTCTTGCGTCAGTGCTGTGTCCGCTGATGGCGGAGCGCGGTAAAGGCAGCATTCTTGTTACCTCTGCAACATCTGCGATGCGCGGCAATAGTGGCCAGCATTCGCACGCCGCAGCGATGGGCGGTCGCCGAATGTTGTGCCAGTCGCTGAATGCCCAGTATGCATCGAAAGGGGTTCACGTCGCGCATATCCTGGTCGACGGCGCCGTCGACGCGCCCGATACATTGGGAAAGATGTTGGGCCCAGAGGTATTTGCGCAACTGCGCGAAAAGCACGGCGGCGAGAACGACGGGCTGATGCTGCCCGCAGAAATGGCCGAGACCTATTTTCACATTGCCCACCAGCACCGCTCCGCATGGACGCATGAACTCGATTTGCGCGCCTTTAGCGATGTAGCCTGGTGGAACCACGAATAA
- a CDS encoding 2-hydroxychromene-2-carboxylate isomerase: MAKLEFMLDFASPNAYYCHKVLPEILQRTGAELEVVPVLLGGLFKLTDNQAPFVAFGGVKGKMDYELLESKRFQEKHQLNEFVFNSHFPMNTITVMRGLVAAQDLGVAAAYIEAVMLAMWEQGQKMDDLEVVAQVWRDAGLDADALLTMIQTDAVKESLKQSTQAAADRGAFGVPTFFVGDEIFFGKERLGQVEEELLK, encoded by the coding sequence ATGGCGAAGCTGGAATTCATGCTCGATTTTGCAAGCCCCAATGCCTACTACTGTCACAAGGTGCTGCCGGAAATTCTGCAACGTACCGGTGCCGAATTAGAGGTTGTGCCGGTCCTGCTCGGTGGCCTCTTCAAGCTCACCGACAACCAGGCCCCTTTCGTCGCCTTCGGTGGGGTGAAGGGCAAGATGGACTACGAACTGCTGGAGAGCAAACGCTTCCAGGAGAAACACCAACTCAATGAATTTGTTTTCAATAGCCACTTCCCGATGAATACCATTACCGTTATGCGCGGGCTGGTAGCGGCCCAGGACCTGGGCGTCGCGGCTGCCTATATCGAAGCCGTGATGCTCGCGATGTGGGAGCAGGGCCAGAAGATGGATGACCTAGAGGTAGTGGCACAGGTCTGGCGCGATGCCGGTCTGGACGCAGATGCACTGCTGACGATGATTCAGACGGATGCTGTAAAAGAATCACTGAAGCAATCTACCCAGGCGGCGGCCGATCGAGGTGCGTTTGGAGTGCCTACCTTCTTTGTGGGCGATGAGATTTTCTTTGGCAAGGAAAGGTTGGGGCAGGTAGAGGAAGAGTTGCTGAAATAG
- a CDS encoding DMT family transporter: protein MSRPILHPGIPFAAACLGMATFAGMDALMKGLSIEMGVYNALLWRTGIAAGLALLLFLIRRSALPGSKALRIHVWRGIITSVMAYLFFWGLVYVPLAEAIALSFIAPLIALYLAAILLGEKINRNTIMASVLGLAGAGIIIQGKLSGEYSSEVGKGVAAILISAALYAYNLILQRQQALIANPVEISLFQNATVVGIYLLFAPFLAVVPALEQWPTLTLTAALGVLSLLCLSWAYGKAEAKTLIPVEYTAFIWASLFGWLMYGEKLTLITLAGTALIVIGCLLAARQHPDDVEHVESTAV, encoded by the coding sequence ATGAGCAGACCCATCCTCCACCCGGGTATTCCATTCGCTGCCGCCTGCCTGGGCATGGCGACATTCGCAGGCATGGACGCGCTCATGAAAGGGCTATCGATCGAAATGGGGGTCTACAATGCCCTGCTCTGGCGCACCGGCATCGCCGCAGGACTGGCCCTGCTGCTCTTTCTCATTCGACGCAGCGCACTCCCCGGCTCGAAGGCACTGCGTATTCATGTCTGGCGCGGCATCATCACCTCAGTGATGGCCTATCTGTTCTTCTGGGGGTTGGTGTATGTGCCACTGGCAGAGGCAATCGCACTTTCATTTATCGCGCCACTGATCGCACTGTATCTGGCGGCGATACTACTGGGAGAGAAGATAAACAGAAATACCATTATGGCGTCCGTACTAGGGCTGGCGGGCGCGGGCATCATCATTCAGGGAAAACTCAGCGGGGAGTACAGTAGCGAGGTGGGCAAGGGTGTTGCAGCCATTCTCATTTCTGCCGCTCTCTACGCCTACAACTTGATTCTGCAACGACAGCAGGCACTCATCGCGAACCCGGTTGAAATCTCCCTGTTCCAGAACGCCACTGTCGTAGGCATTTACCTGCTGTTTGCGCCGTTTCTCGCAGTCGTGCCTGCACTCGAGCAGTGGCCTACCCTCACCCTGACTGCAGCACTCGGGGTCTTATCTTTGCTGTGCCTGTCCTGGGCCTATGGGAAAGCCGAGGCGAAAACACTGATACCGGTTGAGTACACCGCGTTTATCTGGGCGTCGCTGTTCGGCTGGCTTATGTACGGGGAGAAGCTGACCCTGATAACACTCGCCGGGACAGCGCTGATTGTTATCGGCTGTTTATTAGCGGCCAGGCAACACCCTGACGATGTCGAGCATGTTGAAAGTACCGCTGTATAA
- a CDS encoding LysR substrate-binding domain-containing protein, with amino-acid sequence MSGHRWESIEAFERVVRFNSFSRAAEELGVSRSHISRQVSALENRLGAQLLLRTTRKVSTTDVGQAFYLQCQGILNHLDEAEQAVQDQQAKPRGILRVSVAGAFGEDFIAPAAIRFMAQHPDIAVELDFNNRLIDLISEGYDLAIRAGTLKDSSLIARRISSRKLLTCTAPAYLERNGTPGNIHALTNHNCLLGTLDSWRFRENNRHLDLRVSGSWRSNNGRALRHAAIAGIGLVQLPAFYVEQDIADGKLITVLEEFAPTDTGVWAVYPHNRHLSAKVRLFVNFLADTLS; translated from the coding sequence ATGTCAGGCCATCGCTGGGAAAGTATAGAAGCGTTTGAGAGAGTCGTCCGCTTTAACAGTTTCAGCCGCGCCGCTGAGGAGCTGGGCGTGTCCCGCTCGCACATCAGCCGTCAGGTTAGCGCGCTGGAGAATCGCCTGGGGGCACAGTTGCTCCTGCGCACCACCCGCAAGGTGTCTACCACCGATGTCGGCCAGGCGTTCTATCTCCAATGCCAGGGAATTCTCAACCACCTGGACGAAGCCGAGCAGGCGGTACAGGACCAGCAGGCCAAACCCCGCGGTATTTTACGGGTCAGTGTAGCCGGCGCCTTTGGCGAGGATTTCATCGCCCCTGCCGCCATTCGCTTTATGGCACAGCACCCGGACATTGCAGTCGAACTGGATTTCAACAACCGGCTGATCGACCTGATCTCTGAGGGCTACGACCTCGCCATTCGCGCGGGCACGCTCAAAGACTCTTCCCTGATCGCCAGGCGCATCAGTTCTAGGAAATTACTCACCTGCACCGCACCCGCATATCTGGAGCGAAACGGCACCCCCGGCAACATTCACGCCCTGACCAATCACAACTGCCTGCTGGGCACCCTCGATAGCTGGCGCTTCCGCGAGAATAATCGCCACCTGGACTTGCGCGTCAGCGGTAGCTGGCGTAGCAATAACGGCCGGGCATTGCGGCATGCGGCTATCGCTGGAATCGGCCTGGTGCAATTGCCGGCGTTCTACGTGGAGCAGGATATCGCTGACGGCAAGCTGATAACTGTGCTGGAAGAATTCGCGCCGACAGATACAGGCGTATGGGCGGTTTACCCCCACAACCGGCACTTATCCGCTAAAGTGCGACTGTTCGTAAACTTCCTTGCCGACACGCTCTCCTGA
- a CDS encoding S-(hydroxymethyl)glutathione dehydrogenase/class III alcohol dehydrogenase, producing the protein MKTRAAVAFGAGKPLEICEVDLEGPRAGEVLVEIKATGVCHTDAFTLSGDDPEGAFPAILGHEGAGVVVDVGPGVTSLKPGDHVIPLYTPECRECNFCLNPKTNMCQSIRSTQGQGLMPDGSSRFSLDGEPILHYMGCSTFSNYTVLPEIALAKVREDAPFDKICYIGCGVTTGIGAVAFTMKVEPGSTVAVFGLGGIGLNVIQGAKMVGATRIIGIDLNPGKVELAKKFGMTDFVNPNEVDDVVGHLIEITGGGVDYSFECIGNVNVMRQALECCHKGWGESCIVGVAGAGQEISTRPFQLVTGRSWRGTAFGGARGRTDVPRIVDWYMDGKIQIDDLITHTMPLDDINKAFDLMHAGESIRSVIEY; encoded by the coding sequence ATGAAAACACGTGCTGCAGTAGCTTTTGGCGCCGGCAAGCCGCTGGAAATTTGTGAAGTGGACCTTGAGGGCCCGCGCGCGGGTGAGGTGTTGGTAGAGATCAAGGCCACGGGTGTGTGCCATACCGATGCGTTTACCTTGTCCGGTGATGATCCGGAAGGCGCTTTTCCCGCGATCCTTGGTCACGAGGGAGCGGGGGTTGTTGTCGATGTGGGTCCCGGTGTGACCAGCCTCAAGCCAGGGGATCACGTCATCCCTCTGTATACGCCTGAGTGCCGTGAGTGTAATTTCTGTTTGAATCCCAAAACCAACATGTGCCAGTCGATTCGTTCGACCCAGGGGCAGGGTCTGATGCCGGATGGCTCCAGTCGCTTCTCTCTCGATGGCGAACCCATCCTGCACTACATGGGTTGCTCAACTTTCTCTAACTACACCGTGTTGCCCGAAATAGCGCTGGCCAAAGTGCGTGAGGACGCTCCTTTCGACAAGATCTGCTACATCGGCTGTGGTGTAACCACCGGTATTGGCGCTGTGGCTTTCACCATGAAAGTAGAACCCGGTTCTACCGTAGCAGTATTCGGCCTCGGCGGTATTGGCCTGAACGTAATCCAGGGTGCGAAGATGGTTGGGGCGACCCGGATCATCGGTATCGACCTGAACCCCGGTAAAGTAGAGCTGGCGAAAAAGTTCGGCATGACGGACTTCGTTAACCCGAATGAAGTGGATGATGTCGTAGGCCATCTGATTGAAATTACGGGCGGTGGTGTGGATTACAGCTTTGAGTGTATCGGTAACGTCAATGTCATGCGCCAGGCACTGGAGTGCTGCCATAAGGGTTGGGGTGAAAGCTGTATCGTTGGTGTGGCCGGTGCCGGCCAGGAAATTTCCACACGTCCGTTCCAGCTGGTGACAGGCCGTTCCTGGAGGGGCACTGCCTTTGGTGGCGCGCGAGGCCGCACCGATGTGCCCAGAATTGTCGATTGGTACATGGACGGCAAAATCCAAATCGATGACCTGATCACTCACACCATGCCGCTGGATGATATCAACAAGGCGTTCGATCTGATGCACGCCGGCGAGAGCATTCGCTCAGTGATTGAATACTGA
- the fghA gene encoding S-formylglutathione hydrolase produces the protein MELIAENRSFGGRQLRYSHRSEVLACDMIFAVYLPPQAEQGPVPVLYWLSGLTCTDENFVTKAGAQRYAAEHGIAIVAPDTSPRGEGVADDPDGAYDFGLGAGFYVNATEAPFAANYQMYDYVVSELPALVEAELPLDPKRQAISGHSMGGHGALTIALKNPGRFKSVSAFSPICSPLKCPWGEKALGGYLGDDKEAWREYDATELVARAEERLPMLVDQGEADDFLAEQLKPELLEKVGAAADYPMAIRMQPGYDHSYYFIASFIGEHIAFHAANL, from the coding sequence ATGGAGCTGATAGCAGAGAATCGATCATTTGGCGGCCGCCAGCTGCGTTACAGTCACCGTTCCGAGGTGCTTGCTTGTGACATGATTTTTGCCGTTTACCTGCCGCCGCAGGCAGAGCAGGGGCCAGTGCCCGTGTTGTACTGGCTCTCAGGGCTCACCTGTACCGACGAAAACTTCGTGACCAAGGCGGGAGCTCAGCGCTATGCGGCGGAGCACGGCATTGCGATTGTCGCCCCGGATACCAGCCCGCGTGGCGAAGGTGTCGCGGACGATCCTGACGGTGCTTATGACTTCGGTCTGGGCGCAGGCTTCTATGTCAACGCCACCGAAGCGCCCTTTGCGGCGAACTATCAGATGTATGACTACGTGGTCAGCGAATTGCCGGCCCTGGTAGAGGCCGAGCTGCCGCTCGATCCAAAACGACAGGCGATTTCCGGGCATTCCATGGGGGGGCACGGTGCATTGACGATTGCTTTGAAGAACCCGGGACGTTTCAAGTCTGTATCTGCCTTCTCGCCAATCTGCTCGCCGCTGAAATGCCCCTGGGGTGAAAAAGCACTGGGGGGCTATCTGGGTGACGACAAAGAAGCCTGGCGAGAATACGATGCAACTGAGCTTGTAGCGCGGGCCGAGGAGCGGCTGCCAATGCTGGTGGACCAGGGTGAGGCAGATGACTTTCTCGCTGAACAGCTTAAGCCCGAGCTGCTCGAGAAGGTGGGCGCCGCTGCGGATTATCCAATGGCAATCCGCATGCAGCCTGGCTATGACCACAGCTATTATTTCATCGCCAGTTTTATCGGCGAACATATCGCTTTTCACGCGGCTAACCTGTAG